DNA sequence from the Rattus rattus isolate New Zealand chromosome 2, Rrattus_CSIRO_v1, whole genome shotgun sequence genome:
TGAGTAAATAAAATGTAGCTAAACTCTTAAGATTTTGGCTGTCTAATATGGCAGTGTATATAACCTAAACTCCATCCATTACCCTAGTCCTTTCAttatgtcttctctctctctctctctctctctctctctctctctctgacacacacacacacacacacacacacacacacacacacctcatgatAAGCACAGGAAACAGacttttttcaattttctatGCCCGAGTCCAACAGGAACAGAGCTTAAGGTCTGAGAGGCTCATGGGGGATCAGAAGAGCCTTTCACTCCATCTGATTAAAGAGGTCAGGTGAGTCAACAATTCATCCTGTCCCAATAATCCTGCTCTGAGAACCCCCAAACCTCTACAGAGCTCAACTAGATCTGGGGGACTAGCTAGGTGGCTACCTCTGGCAACCCTATCCATAGCCTTGGCGTTGTCCTAATGTAAAGATCCATCCCTGTGAGCTGAAACCAGGCTGTGGGCTGCAGCCCTGTCCCTATATACTACTGTTATAACCCAGGTGAGGAAGGAGCGCTCCATACCTGATTGATAGATACTGGGTTTGCTCATCCACATAACAGATACAGATGAGAGGCAGGTCCTGTTCAGGAATAGCTTTCTGGTATAGCGAAGTTGTCAAGCACGGCTCTACTTCAGATGGCCTGACGCCCCATTCCAACAGGACTTCTGATAACCTACTCCACCATGCTTTTCACATGCCTTCCACCCTGACCACGGGCATTGTCTGGCTCATGGAGCCTCTACCTTCCTCTCGTCTTCTTAGAATGCTGTTTCCAAGGCTGAATGCCACCCCTCTTCACaaactttttctgtcttttttgctTTCAGTGTAAAAGCTACCCTAACACAAGCCTTATGGGACTTCTGCTTTGCCCCAGGGCAGAACCTTGTGCACTTCAGCCCAAAGCTGAGGACTGTATATTGTAGGCACGACATAgagcagagaaaaacagaggTTGAAGGGGCAAGTTGGAAGTGCAGACAAGAATGCCGATTTCCTCtgatttgtttacttttgcaTGCACTGCAGACTAAGCGGTAactctttgcttatttttctgaGTCAGTCTTTATACTCTTGCATCTCAAAGctcttcaagtgcttctcagtGCATCTCCATGGTCCACCATGGGGCCTTGTCTTAGCCTCTCCCCATTGGAGCAAGCATTTCCCTTCAATGCTCACCCTGATTCTTAGCTCTCTAACCTCTCCAGCTGCTCTGTTATCTGAGtcatatggttttctttttctggttttctcatttaatttttctgGTGCATACCCTCCAGAAGTTACCTAGGTAAAGAAGTAACAGAACAGTTTCCAGAAAAGTCTATGGTTCATCCGACCATCTGCTAGCAAAGACAGAGCCCTGGGTAGAAAATTTCCTTGCATACACCTTAGAGTAGCTCTGGTGTCAATGCTGGGAAGATTCAGTTGTTCCAAGTCTTGGTCTCCTGTGACCTCTTGGAAGGCTTGGGAGTGTTTCCTATCTTGGGGATCAAAGTGCCCTATCTGTAAGCTGCACTGGGCACTCTGTTGACCCATCTAAACCAGTCTCTCATTGAGTTCTGGGGGGgaaatcccttttttttttagccCATTCCcctcagatgttttcttttttttttttttttttggagctggggaccgaacctagggccttgttttttctaggcaagcgctctacctctgagctaaatccccaaccccccctcagATGTTTTCTATGTCGACAGCTATCTCCAATTCTGTGATTCTAGAGATGATTCTGTTTCAAGGATGACTTTGACCATCTCTCTGAGATAACAATTATAGATTAAATGGACTTTAAGGTGTCTTTCTGGTCCAAATGATCTCTTCTACAAGTATACATTAAAAGTTGCCAACTTGGAGAGGTAGCGGGTGTCATCAAGGCTTGCACCATAGTTAAAAGAGTTGAGACTAGGCAATATGGAGCAGTATATAATTCCCACAAGGGGGTCCTAAGAATCCATCTCATGTGGAACCAGAGGAAtctcatcctgagtaaggtaacccagacggCCCCCCCAatacatggtgtgtactcacttataagtagatattagccataaagtacaggatgccCACAATATCCACTGACtcaaaagaagctaaacaagaaggaaggcccaatcaaggatgcttgaatctcatttagaaggagaaatataatagtcataggaggcagatggaggaagggagctgggtgagagaggggatggggacgGCACTGGaggggtcaggatcaggtgtgggagacaggagagggccagagggaaaggagaatgaATGGGAAGCTGCagctgggggggggtggggggcatgagAGGCGTCTTTAGGACATGccaaagacctgggatgggggaggttcccaggagtcaatgcaagtgaccttagctgagatgcaTAGCAgtgaggatatggaacctgaagaggccacctcctgtagccaggtaggacccccattggagggataaggacaccaacccacccacaaaacttttgactcaaaatttgtcctgtctacaagaaatgcagggacaaaatgcagagcagagactgagggaatggccctCAGCCTTGTCGTGTTATTGTTTTGTTAACCAATAACAGGCCCAACTTGAGGctcatctcatgggcaagcaccagtctctattaatgatactttgttatacttgccgacaggagcctaatgtaactgtcctctgagaggctgcatCAAGCAGTGGATGGAgacaggtgcagagacccacagccaaacattgggtgGAGCTCAGAGACTTATGGAAgggttagaggaaggattgagggccaTGAAGAATAGAAATTCCACAGGAAGTCCAACAGAGTCAACTTACCTTGACCCTGGGGAGCTCTCAAAGATTGAGCTACCAACAAAGAACAGAGTCCAccagcacatgtgtagcagatgtgcagctcagtcttcctgtgggtctcccaacaactggagcaggggctgtccctaaagctgttgcctctcTGTAGACTCCACTcccctaactgggttgccttgtctagcttcagttggagaggatgtgcctagctctgcagagacttgaaacACCAGGGACTAGGGATATGAAGGAGGACTTCCACCCTCTCACAGGAGCAGGGcttagaagagggaggagggattgtGTGAGAGGGGACCTTGGCAGAGGCAGTGATCTggatataaaacaaacaataaataaataaatggagagaaagaatttgtggtggtttgaatatacttggcccagggagtggcactattaggaggtgtggccttgttggagtaggtgtgtcactgtgggtgtgggctttaggaccctcatcctagctgcctggaagtcagcatcCTACTAGCAGTTTTCAGATGtggacgtagaactctcagctcctcctgcaccatgcctgcctagatgctgccatgttcccaccttgataatggactgaacctctgaaccttttagccagccccaattaaatgtccttataagagttgccttggtcatgtgtctgttcacagcagtaaaactctaactatgACAGAATCTATCCTAGGAAGGTGAAGTGTAGTTTGTAGTGGAGTAATAGAATACTGGAGATGGCAGAAATGTGGAACACTCACTAAGGAAAGCTATGGGTGAATGTGTGCTACAGGCAACAGATCTAGAAGCACAGGGCTACCCAAAGCTCCTACAGCACAAATAGTGCCCAAAAGAGCTCCAGAGGCTGAATACAGACCTGCAATACTTGGGTTTGCActgctgtgtttttgtttttgtttttgtttttgtttttgttttgttttttatggatGCTCCAACTGTTAGAGACATGGTGGCAGCCTCCTGAAGCTTCTGATGGAGAATTAGACACCATCCAACTTTATTGCATTTACCCCAGTACACCCAGGCATAAGCTACATTCAAATCAGGAACAAGAAGCCTAGCAACATGGCACTGGGTCCTCCACCAGCACACTGTCAGGTTATGGGAAGACGAGATGATTGTAACAGGAAGCCCCACTCCTACCTCCTTCTAGGGTGGCAGGGAAGCCTATGCTGCTTGGGTTGTCTGAAGATGTGGAATTACAAAAGAGAACTGTGACAGAGACATCCCAGGTACTGAGCCCACAGCAGGGAGAGCAAATGCCATACTCATTAATCTGGAGGCCCCCTCCTCCTTGGGGAGATATCCCCACATTCCCCTATCCTGACCCCACTTGTTTCCCACAGCACCTGCTCGTGAGTGGTGAAGGTGAGTCCCTACCTGGCCGAAAGACTAGGGGTGCTTTTGTTTGCGTGGTACGTATGGATGCGCACGtaagtgtgtgtgcctatgtgtgcacatgtggaggccagaagctgaTATAAAGgttcttcctctatcactcttcATTTTCTATCGTCTCTCAATGCAGCTCAATCTCACCGGATGGCTTGACTCGATGCTCAGTGAGCCTCAGGGGTCTTCGGCATTAGGAATCCTGCATCACCACACACAGGtttttatgtggatgttgggGATCCGAATCCAGGTCCTCGtgcttgtatggcaagcactttactcacgGAACCATCTCCCTAACCTCGAGATAAAGCTCCATCAGAATCTTCtcaagaaaatggagacagcGTTCCTAGGGGGAGCTGTCCTGACAGAAGAGGGGAAGATCTTTTAGTAAACCGCTGGGAGGAGAAAGGGTCAAGTAACTTCCCAAAGGTCACGGGTATAGcatttaaaagacatttcatCTTGTAGGGCATGGAGCAGGGGCCGGTTTGTACTTGGAGACATGATGGTGTACCTCATCCACAAAACAgagtagaagggagggaaagacacaCTTCCTACTGTTAGTAAAAATGGTTATGGTTTCAGGCCCGAGATCTACTTCTTGTCCACCAGAGTGGTCTCTGTCATCTGGAGGGATAGATGACCTTAGACATTTTTTTCATGTAGGATCCTCTGAAATTTGAATCTGGGTGACAGCTTCAGGATCTCAACCAGTTTCTTACCACACAAAGTTGTGACGTGTTTAATCATGTGGGTACTGTTTATACGGTGAGTCAGCATGGGGGAGGGTGAATATCCTGGTCTCTCCTTCCTATGGCTGCCTCCTCCTTAGCAGGGCATTGTTCAGACCACAGCCAGCTCCTCAACCATACTTTCCTAGTCAGCTAGCAAGTCACTACATCCTAACAACCAGTTCTGAATGGATGACGAAAGAAAATGGCAAAGGTCACCAACTACAAGGAACTCTCTCCAGACCCTACCCTCCCCCTTAGCCAGCCCCTGGGCCTTCTGTTGCTTCTGCAAATGCCCTGGAAACGGGGCAGGCCCTGTTTCTGATGTGACTGCACTGCCCTCATGTGGCCAGGCTGAGCACAGACGGTAAACATCCGTGTGCCCAATGGTTTTCCCAAAGCAGGCTTCCTAGCTCTCTCTACTAACGGTCAGGGTTGTGTTCTGGGCAGTTTGGTGTACTGGAGGCACAGTACCACTTCTCTTAAGGTGAGCAACTGCCTTGCCAGTCAGTGACCCTTCTACACCCCGTGAGCCACCTCGTTCCCTGGTCTTTAAGAGAACAAGGAAGTCCCCACTCCACAAACAGCCCTCAGCCCCCCCTACACTCTGCCTCTCTCAGTTGGAACCCTAACTCCAGATCATTTTCAATTTCTGAAGCAGCCCAACCAAACCACACCCAGCTCAGGTCAAGAATCCAAGCCTCGGTCTTCCTAATGACAGCACTGGGCCTTGGCATGCACTCCACTCGGGGTTATGGCACAGCCACACCCAGATATGTGGCTCTGGTGCTTCATTCTTGGGTGTGGTACACTCCCAGGAGTGTGGTACAAGCTCACACACGTACAGTCAAGGCACTTCATTCTCATGTGACGTGCGAACGCTCAAGCATGTGGGGCAGGTACCCAGGTGGGCGGTGCTGGTTGTCAGGGAGGTAGTGAATATATTCAGATGTGTTCGGGACAGATTATGAGGTGTGCAGATACTCAAGTATGTTGTGTGACGTATGGAAGTACTCAGATGTGTACAGTAGGTCCTCACGTGTTGGTGGTGGGTCCTCATACATCCAGTGAAGGTTCTCAATCAGTTGTGTAGTGTGGGGGCACTCAGGAGCAGGTTCTAAGGTGTATTGCTGGTGCAGGTACTCTTTcttaaaggtttgttttatttatatgaatacactgtagctgtcttcagacaaaccagaagagggcatcagttctcattacaaatggttgtgagccaccatgtggttgctgaactcaggacctctgcaaaagcagtcagtgctcttttttttttttttttggttcttttttttccggagctggggaccgaacccagggccttgcgcttcctaggcaagcgctctacccctgagctaaatccccaacccccagtcagtgctcttaacctgagccatctctccagccccgtgcaGGTACTCTTAAGTGTGACATTCAAGAATTCAGCACAGGCGTTACAGTGCCATTAAAAGGCTCAAGTTGCGGCGATACTCACATTTGgcgcatgtgtgtatgaacaagTGAGCACAGGAAGGACAAGCATTGCGGTCCTGCAGACTGAGGCTGGAAGGGAGCAGAGGTGAACGGTGGCTGTAAATGGATGAGTCCAGGTAGCGGCCTTTACACAGATGGAGGCATCACTTACCACTGAGTTATAAACTTCACTGTGTATTGGTTGACCTCACTGAACAGGGCAATCCGCTAGTGTGAGTCAATGTCTGGTAGATGACTGACATGGATGGATCTCAGAGCACACCCAGAGACACCCATAATGGGGTCACAAGGTCAACACACAAGAGGCAACTCTGCCACCACAGAATGTAGCCCTTTCCCTCTGATCCCATAAACCAGAAACcacaggaaacaaaccttcaGTGGCATCCCTGGCCAGAAGAGGACCTTGATGGATCTGTTTCTCACCTCTGACACCTACCCAGTTGTCTTCATACCCTGCCCCTCCTAAAGCATAACCTACTTCTTTCAATTAGAGTTGACAAGCAGGGGGCATGAAAGGGTTCCTATCCCCAGAGCTGTAACACGGTTATCCATTTAGTTGTCCTTGTATCCTGCTTGCCTGTTGGAGAGAATTTTAGATATTAGAGTACACATGAGACAGTGACTTTAGGAACGAGGGTATCCGAACAGAGTCTGAAAGTAGAGTCGGGTAAGAATTCTGAGCGCCTGTCAGAAAACAaggctctcccatgctcacgcaGCAACTAGAGCGGTAACAAAGGGTACATTTCTCCCACCTGTTTggctaaaaataacaaaacaaaaccagccaaaaGTAGACAACCAGTCTGTATCAACACTTTATTGTTTATGCTACACGACCTGTTCTTCATGCATAGACTTGGTCCTGGATATGTGTTGTGCTTCTCCCAGCTATGGCAGACAGCAGTTGTCATTCATGTGCCTTTACAGAAAAAACATGCTTTTGCCATGTCTTTGTGATTGAACATCTCTCATGTGATTCTTCTTCACACTCAAGAGTATAAATTTTCTGATGCTctaaataaaattggctattgCGTGAGACTTCAGTCTGCGTTATTTTTAGGTCCCACTCTCCCATGTTCACACAACAACTAGAGTGGTAACAAAGGGTACATTTCTTCCACCTGTTTggttaaagcaaaacaaaacaaaacaaaaaccagccaaaACCAGACAACCAGTCTGTATCATTACTTTATTGCTTATGTTACATATTCCAATGGATAAAATTTCGTTTTAAAAAGTAAGGCACATGAAAAGCCTTCTGTGCAAGTTCCATATTATATTAACATTCTATTGGCTAAGGAGAGCATCGCGACTACAGAATTAGAGGCATCTAGAAAAGAACATGATAGTTTGGGAGCAGAATCCTGAACCATTATTAGGTCTCACCTCATGGCACAATTAGTCAGCAACCCCAAGGTCTGTGTGCTAACAGTGGAGCTAGATTGCCACTACAGAGTCACTGACCAGAGTATTCACATATGTACAGCCAGGTCCCCAAGAATTAGCTATACAGTCAACGGGAAGGGCAGCGTCTCGCTGCAGCCGTGCCCTGTTCTAGCACAGGGAAGGAATTTGGCATCTTCAGTTTTTTGCATGCCGTGCTGGATGTTCACAAGGCCTGGTTATACAATGCTGAAAACCATGGAGAGATACTGCTCGTAAGACACCTGAATCCAGCCATCCTGATCTGTGTCATAGCGTCTGAATATGTCTGTCAACCTCTGGGAGAAACAGAAGATATGAGATAACATAAGATATTGCAGAACAGTGCACTTCAATGAAAGACATCTTAAACCCAATCTCAGAAGCACATGCATTTCCCGCATCTCCTAGGGGACACTGAGAATGGCATCCCACAGGAAAGCACAGGGTGAGTACTCTGGCCATCTTTAGTCAGCACCCTTATGAGCACAAACGCCTCTATGGGCAACAGAGCATACGGCAGCTCTACGTATACCACGTAGCCCTTCTTCACATTTCACAACCACCTCATGGACCTGGTCTGGAGGCTTAGGACAGAGACACTACAGTTTTATATCTTGACCGTAGTCCAGAAGGGCCcagtggaggaagtgtgtgagcATCATGCAGGGGTCAGCCTCTACAGCCCACCTCCCCTCCAGCAGACTCTGGATCCAGACAAGGTCAGAAGTCAAAGAGCAAGACAATTCGTTccgtttattttgttgtttgttttgcatttttgagacagggtctcactgtgtaaccctggcccGGGACTAggtctgcagaccaggctggccttgaattcagagatccacctgcccctgcccctgcccctgcccctgcccctgcccctctgcccctctgcccctctgcccctctgcctctctgcctctacaATTTTGGTCTTAAAGGCATGGTGCTGCCATGCCAGACTCCACTCATATTTTCTAAGCCTAGATTACATGCACGCCAGTTTTGGATAAACTTATGAAGCCTATAACATGCTCtcagtaattattaaaaaaaaaagacacaagggAATTCCGTGTGTCGATAGAAAACAATAGCCCCAGCACATGCAGCAAGCCTCAACAGTGTGTGGTCTACTTCCTGCCTCAGACATGAGTGGATTTTATGAAAAAGTGTTAGTGTGGAGGCTGACGCGGTGGCACTCACCTGaacctcagcacttaggaggctgaggcaagaccgtcctaggctacatagcaagagctGGTCTAActgctccccacccaccacaAGACACGATTAGCATAAAACCAACTATTGTCATGTGGCCACAAACCTATGTGATGGTCAGTGGTGGACACACGACACTACAGTCTGAACCTTAAATATCTGCTAAAAAGGCAGCTATCACGGTGCCCGTGTGTTGGGCACCGTAAGACAAAACGCAAAGAATAGTGAGTTGCTGAGTGCTGGttcaagcctgtaatcccagaacttgagaggtagaggcagaaagaccaggagttcaaggccaccctcagctacatagggggatggggtgggggaatcaAAGCTAGGCAGGGCtttttaggaaaaaacaaaacaaaacaaaacaaaaaaaaaaccacattgcaAAGGACCCTTTACCTATAGCctactgctttctctctcctttgagaTCCTCCACCTTTCTAGGGCTTTCATTCTCCAGAGGTAAAAGTCCCACCCCACAGGACACAGCAGCAACAGAGTACAGGTAAGGGAATGGAGAGCTTCTTCTGAACTCGATCAGGTTGTTCGGGAGTCGGATCAAACTCCCAAATCTTTGCATACTCAGAAATGTTAGGATTAGAACTTTACTTACAAACGAGAACTCTTAACCTGGTAATAATTCAGACAGTCTATAAGATTTTGTATCCATCTCTTTCTGAAATGTTCAGAGAACACTGtgagcatccctgacctcatgggAACTCTTGAGTAGTGGCAGAGTAGTCCCTTTCCAAGACTTGAAGCTTGAATACTAATAAGCGTAAGAAACATGGCAACATGCCGAGGTTTGTGTGTCTAAAGCGGAGTACTGTTAAGTACCCAGGCTTGCCCAGAACTCACGAACCTTGCGGCTTCTGGCTCCTGGGAGCTAGGATGGTAGTCCCATACCACACCAGGCTCTGAAGACTTTGTTGTTGTAGTCTTTGaagattcacttttattttacGTGTAAGAGTGTTGTGCCAGAATTCCTGCACACCATGTGCAGTCACTGCCAGTGAAGgcgaggagggcatcggatcctccTGGCCTGGAGTGGCAGCTGGTGGctagctgccgtgtgggtgctgggaatcagccTGGGATTCTCTAgaatagcagccagtgcttttcactaactcatctctccagccgctcGGATTCATTTGTAAAGGCGTCACGGAGTACTGGAGTAACAGTCAAACCACGGATATACTTTTATTGACTTTCTTTGAATTAGAACAACACTCTaagaatattttccaaaattctaCAGTGTATCTCCAGATTTAATGCTGTCCAAATCTCTCTATGGTTCTGCAACCAACAAAAGTAACCTTAGCCTAGAATCAACACCTAAGAACTTCTCTCTCAGAGAAGGGTTGCACTGAAGTATTAATGGAGAAAACGTTAGCTTTCTATGTACTGAATCTACTTCAGGAAAAGGGCTGGAGCGTGAGAGTCTCACACAGGCCACTGTGAGCTAACGACTGCTGAGTCTGGTTATTATGCTGTTATCCTAATTGctgcttttgtttgaaaatccCAGAGCAAAAACTTTAAGATACATAGGGCTTATCAGCTTACATTTCCAAAGCTTAACCCACAGAACCTGGACCTCTATCTAAGAGCAACAGCAGGGCCCGCTTCTCTCCACAGCAACACACACTGGGCAATAATGGTGGTCTGTAAACCCTTTCACGTTTAGAGAGCACAGGCCAGCAGGTATGGCTGCTTGGCACAATCCAGGATCACATCGAGAATGACATGTACGCGGCTGACACTGGTGTGACAAggcatgctcttttttttttttttggttggcaTGCTCTTTCTAGTACACTGGTTTTGTTTAATATCAGAAGACATTATTTACTGTCGTGATAAAGAGCAAAGCATATAGTACACAGCTATAATTCCATTATTTTAAagggtgagttcaaagccagcatagGATACAGAGTGGATTTAAGGCCAGCCAGAGGTACAGAGACCTTGTTtcccaaaataaaaagtatagtaCTTCAGTTATTATTATCAAGGACTTTGTACTATACATATTGCTAGACTTACGTAAGATGGCGTCAAGGCTCACCAGCCCAGCTTTACCATAAAAACGCAATGTCTTATGCTAAAAAGGTCCTGACAGCCGTGACATCAATAGGGAACAGGGATATTCCAGGTCACTATAATCTTACGGAACAAATACTGAGAGATCACTATTAGGCACATGATCCTAGTTCCagaggtttaaaagaaaaaggttgcCTGCAGCAAACCTTAGACAAAGGGAGGTTAAGTTCGCACTCTATGACGGCTCATAGTTACCATCTGTggccccaccccaactcccactcTGCGGTGTCACAGCAAACCCACGTGAAGCTGCTTGGTTACCTGCAAGACGATGCAACCCTGGATGAAGTCATCGAACGCGATCTGCCCTCGTCCTTGCCTGTCAAATTTTCGGATGAGGATGTCATGGAACTGATCAGAGAGCCGATAGCCTTGGAGAAGAGAAATTAAGAGTCAGACGAGAGGCAGAGTAGGAGAGGAAGATTAAAGTGTGATCACTGCCTAAACCTTCCTATCTAAGACTCCAGGGTCTTAGATCAACAGTGGTTAGGTGGGAACAACAAGAGGAAAAACGTAAAACGTTATTGAAAGGCACTCTGGAAACTAAGTATGCTACCTAACTgcaatattctgaaaaaaaaaaaaaaatgtcctcagaACTATGAAGAGAACGTAACACCAGTAACAACTTGCAAGTCCTCTCGCTGTCTTGCTTATGCTGGCTTATGTTATTTAACTGTATTCATTCTGCTTGTGTCCTAGGAAACACCCACAAGGCAGTGAGGCTTCGCAATCCTGAGCCTAGTAGACGCCTCGCTATGTCAACTTATCTAGATATGAGTGTTCTCGGTGACTTGCTGCCCTTGGTTATTGGTACACGATGCTCTGAAAGCGAAAATGCCACTAAAGGTTCTAGGCACATGAGGCTCAACGTAAAGAAGGTACCAAATTATCTGGTTTGCTGTCAGGATTCTGAAAACACAGCTAGCCAGTGTCATAAAGATTGGAGTCACTAATGTGTCACTGGGCACTGTGACTCTAAGTTACTGAGCGTGCAGCTCATCAGTGTCACGAAGTTCAGGGTCAGTGACAGAGCGCGGGGCTTTCTGAGTCCATTTCTAATTTACTGAGTGTGTTTGAAAGGAGATGACAGGATGAAAATGTGTgaacacaccagacacacagacatcaccAGAGGCCACGTTTAAGGAGGGCATCCCTCATTTGCTTCCTTTCCTTACCACCTGTGTGACCTTATTAACTCAGGAGACAAAATCCAGGTGACAAAATGGTTTTCTGGTTTTCAGTCTTAGTGGAAGCTTTGTAGGTATATGTATCCCTAATTGTCTGAATCCACAGATAGTTACTGTATGAAACTTAATCATTATACTGATAAATGttcaaacacaaa
Encoded proteins:
- the Pdcd6 gene encoding programmed cell death protein 6 isoform X2; translation: MFDRENKAGVNFSEFTGVWKYITDWQNVFRTYDRDNSGMIDKNELKQALSGYRLSDQFHDILIRKFDRQGRGQIAFDDFIQGCIVLQRLTDIFRRYDTDQDGWIQVSYEQYLSMVFSIV
- the Pdcd6 gene encoding programmed cell death protein 6 isoform X1, with product MFDRENKAGVNFSEFTGVWKYITDWQNVFRTYDRDNSGMIDKNELKQALSGFGYRLSDQFHDILIRKFDRQGRGQIAFDDFIQGCIVLQRLTDIFRRYDTDQDGWIQVSYEQYLSMVFSIV